The Juglans regia cultivar Chandler chromosome 10, Walnut 2.0, whole genome shotgun sequence genome includes the window CCCACCGGACCAACCCCAGAAATTTGCAAACGTGCACAAGGTGTTTGGTGCAAGCAACGTGACTAAGCTTCTGAACGAGTTGCACCCGCACCAGCGCGAGGACGCCGTGAATTCCCTCGCCTATGAGGCCGACATGCGTCTCCGAGACCCCGTCTATGGCTGCGTCGGAGTCATCTCTCTCCTCCAACACCAACTCCGCCAGCTCCAGATGGACCTCAGCTGCGCCAAATCTGAACTCTCCAAATACCAAAACTTGGGAATCACAAGCCACGGTCTCATCGCAGCCGCCGCCGCAGCAGCCACTGCCACCAACCACAACCACCAGCAGAACTTGGGAATCAATCTGATCGGTGCCGGCCGCGACCACCATCATTACCATCACCAGTTCTTCCCAAGGGATCATATTCATCCGCAGCAGATGATCAGGAGCTTCGATTCAGGAAACAACTATGATGCAAGCCTTTT containing:
- the LOC109004073 gene encoding protein ASYMMETRIC LEAVES 2-like — protein: MASSSNSPCAACKFLRRKCQPECVFAPYFPPDQPQKFANVHKVFGASNVTKLLNELHPHQREDAVNSLAYEADMRLRDPVYGCVGVISLLQHQLRQLQMDLSCAKSELSKYQNLGITSHGLIAAAAAAATATNHNHQQNLGINLIGAGRDHHHYHHQFFPRDHIHPQQMIRSFDSGNNYDASLLAMNVSASIGQLSQFQQTRAAAGDDRRTIDPS